One window from the genome of Caldalkalibacillus thermarum encodes:
- a CDS encoding transposase family protein, with protein sequence MKDFQKELNVFQEALHIEQPWYVSSHLLDREHEILHIYLDFPRGSKFMCSHCGAYHQPVHDIVDENRTWRHLDFWEYKTYLHARLPRTKCKQCGKTR encoded by the coding sequence ATGAAAGATTTTCAAAAAGAATTAAATGTATTTCAAGAAGCCTTGCACATTGAGCAACCTTGGTATGTGAGTTCACATTTATTAGATCGTGAACATGAAATACTGCATATATATTTAGACTTCCCACGGGGAAGTAAATTTATGTGCTCCCATTGCGGTGCTTACCATCAGCCTGTCCATGATATCGTAGATGAAAATAGAACTTGGAGACACCTCGATTTTTGGGAATATAAGACATACTTACACGCTCGTCTTCCGAGGACGAAGTGTAAACAATGCGGAAAAACACG